In Hyperolius riggenbachi isolate aHypRig1 chromosome 10, aHypRig1.pri, whole genome shotgun sequence, a genomic segment contains:
- the LOC137534739 gene encoding gastrula zinc finger protein XlCGF57.1-like has translation MMENKPPFTSPGGSSNRNTPERCTGPLCSQDCTQEEYTNPYCYQDTGQIDVKVEVKEEEIGVRSDQQPVEEGDIARTIKEEDETYVVSGQQYMREWDMIRTNKEEEEETYVKSDQQSVEEDNKTRTIKEEEETFVRDDHQFAKQDHVMMLVKNEECPVDISSDGQDVESTSEGQFISPPDDNTEDNGVRQHSPGGKPITGNTHHRLYHEDRSLDPSNPEESSDTSLPVTPDTNPGTHGTNMSSDQYNYGESPLAISHTIRPTGDKRFTCFECDRHFTRNSVLIMHQISHTGKRPFSCSECGKSFVQKGYLRRHQRSHVGKRPFSCPECGKDFKYKTVLIRHQKTHTGERLYSCSECGKKFFEKTDLITHHRAHTGERPFPCSECGKSFFRKEHLIRHQKSHTGEQPFACSECGKGFIEKRMLVRHQKTHTGERPFSCPECGKGFIGKTDFNTHQRSHAGEHPRVWNVGSVLFRNHILIHTREVTQVSVLFYVQSVGKVLQTKETLLHIREHILADAVIC, from the exons ATGATGGAGAATAAGCCACCCTTCACATCACCAG gtggatccagtaacagaaacacaCCAgaaagatgtacaggtcctctttgttcCCAGGATTGTACACAGGAAGAATACACTAACCCTTACTGTTATCAG GATACTGGACAAATTGATGTAAAAGTTGAGGTTAAAGAAGAAGAGATAggcgtgaggagtgatcagcagcctgTGGAAGAGGGTGACATAGCaaggacaattaaagaagaagacGAGACATATGTGGTGAGTGGACAACAGTATATGAGGGAATGGGACATGATAAGaacaaataaagaggaagaagaggagacatatgtgaagagtgatcagcagtctgtggaggaggataACAAgacgaggacaattaaagaggaagaagaaacgTTTGTGAGGGATGATCATCAATTTGCAAAACAAGACCATGTGATGATGCTTGTGAAAAATGAGGAATGCCCTGTAGATATTAGCTCAG ATGGACAGGATGTGGAGAGCACCTCAGAGGGACAATTTATTTCACCTCCAGATGATAATACAGAAGATAATGGCGTCAGACAACATTCTCCAGGAGGAAAGCCCATTACTGGAAATACACATCACAGACTTTACCATGAGGACAGATCACTAGATCCCTCTAATCCTGAGGAGTCCTCTgacacatcacttcctgttacccCAGATACTAATCCAGGAACTCATGGTACAAATATGTCATCAGATCAGTATAATTATGGGGAATCCCCTCTGGCCATATCACATACTATTAGACCCACTGGTGATAAGAGGTTTACATGTTTTGAATGCGACAGACATTTCACAAGGAATTCAGTTCTAATTATGCATCAAATAAGTCATACAGGCAAGCGTCcattttcctgttcagagtgtgggaaaagttttgttcAGAAAGGATATCTTCGTCGTCACCAGAGAAGCCATGTAGGCAAGCGTCCTTTTTCATGTCCTGAATGTGGGAAAGATTTTAAATACAAAACTGTTCTTATAAGACATCAGAAAACTCATACAGGCGAGCGTCtttattcatgttcagaatgtgggaaaaagtTCTTTGAAAAAACAGACCTAATCACACACCATAGAGCCCACACAGGGGAACGTCCTTttccatgttcagaatgtggaaaAAGTTTTTTCAGGAAAGAACATCTCATTAGGCACCAAAAAAGTCACACGGGCGAGCAGCCTTttgcttgttcagagtgtgggaaaggttttattGAGAAGAGGATGCTTGTTAGGCACcagaaaactcacacaggtgagcgtcctttttcatgtcctgagtgtgggaaaggttttatcGGAAAAACAGATTTTAATACGCACCAGAGAAGTCACGCTGGTGAACATCCTCGTGTCTGGAATGTGGGAAGCGTTTTATTCAGAAATCACATCTTAATACACacaagagaagtcacacaggtgagcgtccttttttatgttcagagtgtgggaaaagttttgcagacaaaagaAACCTTATTGCACATCAGAGAACACATCCTAGCTGATGCTGTTATCTGTTAG